Proteins found in one Candidatus Poribacteria bacterium genomic segment:
- a CDS encoding metallophosphoesterase, giving the protein MKRFYQRPNFTRYVILLCCIVQAVQLTIAGCSHTKPYYHPDILESAKQDRKAEGTLQYRLLLLGDGGEPKPGEPVLKTLSEWVGKDATRTSIVFLGDNMYPEGMTERKKHEAPTRITPQLAVVKTTGAHGLFIPGNHDWASGKAEGYSALRAQEDFINNALANEENFLPPGGSPGPVMLELPKTNPVLRLIVLDTQWWLHQHEKPKKSPEKIIEELIALLDTALPVIVVGHHPLESYGSHGGFYDWKAHLFPIRFLKKWLWIPIPVVGSAYPHARWHLYRSDQDMSGARNKNMVAQLNRAFTTRKSPPQGPSLLIYASGHEHSLQVLKGNVTDYLLVSGAAASRKVTEVMSGNNTLFAHQHTGFMAIDFLNDGKVLLRVVEPEGNGVVFHRWLTF; this is encoded by the coding sequence ATGAAGCGATTTTATCAACGACCCAACTTCACCCGCTATGTTATCCTCCTCTGTTGCATTGTCCAAGCAGTGCAATTAACAATTGCCGGGTGCAGTCACACAAAACCGTATTACCATCCCGATATATTGGAGAGTGCGAAACAGGATCGTAAAGCGGAAGGCACGCTCCAATATCGTCTTCTGTTACTTGGTGATGGCGGCGAACCAAAACCGGGTGAACCTGTACTGAAAACGCTCAGCGAATGGGTGGGAAAAGATGCTACGCGGACAAGCATTGTCTTTTTAGGGGACAACATGTATCCAGAAGGGATGACAGAACGTAAAAAGCATGAAGCACCGACGCGTATCACACCACAACTCGCGGTTGTCAAAACTACGGGTGCTCATGGACTCTTTATCCCCGGAAACCATGATTGGGCGAGTGGAAAAGCGGAGGGATACAGCGCGTTGCGCGCGCAAGAGGACTTTATTAACAATGCTCTTGCCAATGAAGAAAATTTCTTGCCGCCTGGTGGATCGCCTGGTCCTGTTATGCTTGAACTCCCCAAAACTAATCCGGTTTTGCGGCTCATCGTGCTGGACACGCAGTGGTGGCTCCATCAACATGAAAAACCGAAAAAATCACCTGAAAAAATTATAGAGGAACTCATAGCACTGTTAGATACGGCATTACCGGTCATCGTTGTCGGACACCATCCGTTAGAAAGTTACGGTTCACATGGCGGCTTTTATGATTGGAAGGCACACCTTTTTCCCATCAGATTTTTAAAAAAGTGGCTCTGGATTCCAATTCCGGTAGTTGGTTCCGCGTATCCTCATGCGCGATGGCATCTCTACAGATCCGACCAAGATATGAGCGGCGCGCGTAACAAAAATATGGTAGCGCAACTAAATCGAGCGTTTACGACTCGAAAATCGCCACCCCAAGGTCCATCACTCCTAATATATGCGTCTGGACATGAACATTCCCTTCAGGTCTTAAAAGGCAATGTTACAGATTATCTTCTCGTGAGTGGGGCTGCCGCGAGTCGGAAAGTGACAGAGGTGATGTCTGGAAATAACACGCTATTCGCACATCAACATACCGGTTTTATGGCGATAGATTTTCTCAACGATGGAAAGGTTCTGTTAAGAGTCGTTGAACCTGAGGGTAACGGTGTTGTATTTCACCGATGGTTGACTTTTTAG
- the hisS gene encoding histidine--tRNA ligase has product MATPFIKPRVPRGMRDILPEQMIRRQYVISVIRDVFEEFGFEPLQTPALELSEVLTGKYGPDAEKLIYQAGHVGGKEDISLRYDLSVPLCRVVAMHPQLPKPFKRYQIDPVWRAERPQKGRYRQFFQCDADTVGSESMLADAENVNLIYQVLSRLGFQQFEININDRKLITGIGQFAGVPTEQLGGLYRSIDKLDKIGLAGVREELAENQIPEPVIEKLLALLEVEGDAATVLNVLSEQLGDSEVAREGISELEELIGYLATLGVPDKFYKVNVAMVRGLEYYTGPIYETIVEEPRIGSITGGGRYDELIGSFSKQGYPATGTSFGIERIIDVMEEFDMFPSAVGKTVTQVLVTIFDAELAQESLKLATLLRQNGIRTEVYSRPSRISAQIKYADTKGIPYAVILGSDELEAGKVAIRNLSNREQQIVPREEFVECIQEWIDG; this is encoded by the coding sequence ATGGCAACCCCATTCATTAAACCGCGCGTCCCGCGTGGGATGCGAGATATTTTACCTGAACAGATGATTCGCAGACAGTACGTCATAAGTGTGATTCGTGATGTCTTTGAAGAATTTGGATTTGAACCCTTACAGACACCCGCGCTCGAATTATCTGAAGTACTCACAGGTAAGTATGGACCGGATGCAGAGAAACTCATCTATCAGGCAGGACACGTCGGTGGAAAGGAGGACATCTCCCTCCGCTACGATCTTTCGGTGCCGCTCTGCCGAGTCGTCGCTATGCACCCACAGCTCCCGAAACCGTTTAAGCGATACCAAATCGATCCCGTCTGGCGAGCGGAACGCCCGCAAAAGGGACGCTATCGTCAATTTTTCCAATGCGATGCAGATACAGTCGGCAGCGAGAGCATGCTCGCCGATGCCGAAAACGTCAATCTCATCTACCAAGTGCTTTCTCGCCTCGGTTTTCAGCAATTCGAGATTAACATCAACGACCGAAAACTCATCACCGGAATTGGACAATTTGCTGGCGTGCCTACCGAACAACTCGGAGGACTCTACCGCTCTATTGATAAATTGGATAAAATTGGGTTGGCGGGAGTCAGGGAAGAATTAGCAGAAAATCAGATTCCAGAACCTGTTATTGAGAAACTACTTGCATTGCTTGAGGTTGAAGGTGATGCAGCGACAGTACTAAACGTCCTCAGCGAGCAACTCGGCGATTCTGAAGTCGCGCGAGAGGGTATCTCGGAATTGGAGGAATTGATCGGTTATCTCGCGACGCTCGGGGTCCCAGATAAATTCTACAAAGTGAATGTTGCGATGGTGCGCGGCTTGGAATACTATACCGGTCCGATCTATGAGACCATTGTTGAAGAACCGAGAATCGGAAGTATCACCGGCGGCGGCAGATACGATGAACTCATCGGGAGCTTCAGCAAACAGGGTTACCCAGCAACGGGCACCAGTTTCGGTATTGAGCGGATTATTGACGTGATGGAAGAATTCGATATGTTCCCCTCCGCCGTTGGTAAGACAGTAACACAGGTATTGGTCACTATTTTTGATGCCGAACTCGCCCAAGAATCCCTAAAATTGGCGACGCTTCTGCGCCAAAATGGCATCCGGACAGAGGTCTATTCTCGTCCATCGCGTATCAGCGCACAGATAAAGTATGCAGACACTAAAGGCATCCCTTATGCCGTCATCCTCGGCTCTGACGAATTAGAAGCAGGTAAAGTAGCGATTCGGAACCTCTCAAACAGAGAGCAACAGATTGTCCCGCGGGAAGAATTTGTTGAATGCATCCAAGAATGGATAGATGGTTAA
- the hisG gene encoding ATP phosphoribosyltransferase, with protein MQTESQRTLNLLLPKGSLQSDTLELFQRAGYELNGYTEMDRSYRATFRDDSEFQIKISRPQEIPVYVGMDDFYDLGITGQDWVEETDAEVEEILPLEYGHIDIILAVREEREDVNTFEDLMNLADGDILISTEYLNIAEKYILEKTENRVAPAILTPWKRLNTRGTYQSPITLMLSFGATEGKPPEEADAIIDNSTASRRTIKANALKEIELLRESESTLIANPKALKNSWKREKIEAFKQALQKGLRRRRSQTLPGHI; from the coding sequence ATGCAAACGGAATCACAACGGACGCTGAACCTACTTTTACCAAAAGGAAGTCTACAATCAGATACACTTGAACTGTTTCAGCGTGCCGGTTACGAACTCAACGGTTATACCGAAATGGATAGGTCCTATCGCGCAACTTTCCGCGACGATAGTGAATTTCAGATTAAAATTTCGCGTCCGCAAGAGATACCTGTCTACGTCGGTATGGATGATTTCTACGACTTAGGAATTACCGGTCAAGATTGGGTTGAGGAAACCGACGCGGAAGTTGAAGAAATTTTGCCTCTGGAATACGGGCACATTGATATCATTCTCGCTGTTCGCGAAGAACGAGAAGATGTCAACACATTTGAAGATTTGATGAACCTCGCCGATGGAGATATCCTTATCTCTACCGAATATTTAAATATTGCCGAGAAATACATTCTTGAAAAGACAGAAAATAGAGTCGCACCCGCAATCTTAACACCGTGGAAGCGACTTAATACTCGTGGCACTTATCAGTCTCCCATCACGCTCATGCTGTCTTTCGGTGCGACCGAGGGAAAACCGCCTGAAGAAGCGGATGCTATCATTGACAATTCGACGGCATCACGGCGTACAATCAAGGCAAATGCCCTTAAGGAGATTGAACTCTTACGCGAATCCGAATCTACCCTTATTGCCAATCCGAAAGCACTCAAGAACTCATGGAAGCGAGAAAAGATTGAAGCATTCAAGCAGGCACTTCAGAAAGGTCTGCGGAGGCGGCGGAGTCAGACCCTCCCCGGACACATCTAA
- a CDS encoding ATP phosphoribosyltransferase regulatory subunit has translation MEKFDKPTGTNDFLPEQMIQRNFVENIVRETFETYGYAQIQTPLFESFALLSAQAGEEIRHKMFTFVGSDRVDYALRPELTAPVCRLIANGQLDHLPYPYKLYYIGQCVRQEPTTDTSEARREFRQAGVELIGPASAHADAEIITIPIRILEKLNISQTKLRIGNTRVFREIFEQIALDPKDQAEMIWDIDHLVRLRNESQLWDMEVLRDELNMLRRSQGPDYHGTHKIETAEIQELTESTVSTYAEKLPMISEETYKARWHRYFNISEEVAQCCIDVSKVCGDKDTVMAAWETRLGETAQAARKELIELCVCLENYGITDFEINLGITRGFDFYTGTVFQIEFSEKGLPLCGGGRYDRLIASFGGPSTPGAGFAFQFDVLVEAFTNTGKVTVNGRKDYFIAAETPEHISKAQRLAETLRGAGKNVEVDLMERDLQAQQDYANQANYDYLIRLVPDEPMRRTQVKTGDTQVVTVDDLL, from the coding sequence ATGGAAAAGTTTGATAAACCTACTGGAACGAACGATTTTTTACCGGAGCAAATGATTCAGCGCAATTTCGTCGAAAATATCGTTCGTGAAACCTTTGAAACATACGGATATGCCCAGATTCAAACCCCGTTGTTTGAATCCTTTGCCCTCCTGTCTGCACAAGCTGGCGAGGAGATCCGTCACAAGATGTTTACATTCGTCGGCTCAGATCGGGTGGATTATGCCCTAAGGCCTGAGTTGACTGCCCCTGTCTGCCGACTCATTGCCAATGGACAATTAGATCATCTCCCTTATCCATATAAGCTTTACTACATCGGACAATGCGTCCGACAGGAGCCAACCACGGACACGTCGGAGGCAAGACGTGAATTTCGACAAGCAGGTGTTGAACTTATCGGACCGGCTTCCGCCCATGCAGACGCTGAAATTATTACGATTCCAATCCGAATTCTTGAGAAACTCAACATTTCACAGACAAAGTTAAGAATTGGTAATACACGGGTCTTCCGAGAGATTTTTGAACAGATTGCGCTTGATCCCAAAGACCAAGCAGAAATGATATGGGACATTGACCATCTCGTCCGCCTCCGTAACGAAAGCCAACTTTGGGATATGGAAGTGCTTCGCGATGAACTCAATATGTTGCGTCGTTCGCAAGGACCTGACTATCATGGCACCCACAAGATTGAGACTGCCGAGATTCAGGAGCTCACTGAAAGTACTGTCTCCACTTATGCAGAAAAGTTGCCGATGATTTCTGAGGAAACCTATAAAGCAAGGTGGCACCGTTATTTCAACATTTCGGAAGAGGTTGCTCAGTGCTGTATAGATGTCTCAAAGGTTTGTGGCGATAAGGACACTGTAATGGCAGCGTGGGAGACACGTCTCGGTGAAACCGCGCAAGCAGCACGCAAGGAACTGATCGAACTTTGTGTATGTTTGGAGAACTACGGCATTACAGATTTTGAAATCAATTTAGGTATCACGCGCGGATTTGATTTCTATACCGGTACGGTTTTTCAGATTGAATTTTCTGAGAAAGGTCTACCGCTCTGTGGCGGTGGGAGATATGATAGACTGATTGCCTCCTTCGGTGGTCCATCAACACCTGGTGCTGGGTTCGCGTTTCAGTTCGACGTGCTTGTAGAAGCCTTTACCAATACAGGTAAGGTAACTGTCAACGGGAGAAAAGACTACTTCATCGCAGCAGAAACGCCTGAACACATTTCAAAAGCACAACGACTCGCTGAAACCCTGCGAGGAGCAGGTAAGAACGTCGAAGTAGATTTGATGGAACGCGACCTACAAGCACAACAGGATTACGCCAACCAAGCAAACTATGATTATCTTATCCGCTTGGTCCCCGATGAACCGATGCGTCGAACTCAAGTCAAAACTGGCGACACACAGGTGGTCACCGTTGACGATCTTCTTTAG
- a CDS encoding site-specific DNA-methyltransferase translates to MEQERLTKKEIDLKDSEQYYFSLPPDDDTSHATDTLPAEDEKSRMTDVLDPYLHKIFEVSDKYLKRVFNEEILNGFRIDCFRHIRGDRNSTIEQYVKAYYDLVKREYRKQYTNADPSLNQSIFSEPHIPKALWGDCLDFLRRMDSESVQLMVTSPPYYNARDYSQWATLDDYLDDMSCIIKECYRVLDNHRPFVFNVGDIFDNDNRHTESSWGKRRIPLGAYFTKIFEDHDFQFVDDFIWDKGEVQTQRHKNGNRPYPLYQYPINCYEHIFVFYKHRLDKTLYPCPVCGCLKVNGNAYSGIGIKSWECKNLDCFERSAANRGKRFSARTQLMTGLQQEVNFVEEDLLRQWRRDVVKFAPVIKINSNGQNILGHTAPFPKEIPEYAVRVFTGVNESVLDPFAGAFTTTIESFRQGRNSIGIELNRTMFRDAVLTRFSNTLGTRPKEVKREWI, encoded by the coding sequence ATGGAACAGGAACGATTAACCAAAAAGGAAATAGATCTAAAGGATTCAGAGCAGTATTATTTCTCGCTGCCTCCGGATGATGACACATCGCATGCGACCGATACCTTACCTGCAGAGGATGAAAAATCGCGCATGACTGATGTTTTAGATCCGTACCTGCATAAGATATTTGAGGTAAGTGATAAATATCTAAAGCGTGTGTTCAATGAAGAAATTCTAAACGGATTTAGAATAGATTGCTTTCGTCATATTCGAGGCGACAGGAATTCGACCATAGAGCAGTATGTCAAAGCGTATTACGATTTGGTCAAAAGAGAGTATCGAAAACAATACACCAACGCCGATCCGTCTCTGAATCAATCTATCTTTTCTGAACCTCACATTCCGAAAGCGTTGTGGGGTGACTGCCTGGATTTTTTGCGTCGCATGGACAGTGAAAGCGTTCAGTTGATGGTTACTTCTCCACCATATTACAACGCAAGGGATTATTCCCAGTGGGCAACTCTGGATGATTATTTGGATGATATGTCTTGTATTATCAAGGAATGCTATCGAGTCTTGGACAATCATCGTCCCTTCGTTTTCAATGTTGGCGACATATTTGACAATGACAATAGGCATACTGAATCATCTTGGGGAAAACGCCGAATACCCTTGGGGGCATATTTCACTAAGATATTTGAAGATCATGATTTTCAATTTGTGGACGACTTTATCTGGGACAAAGGAGAAGTTCAGACCCAGCGGCATAAAAACGGAAACAGACCCTACCCTTTATATCAATATCCGATCAACTGTTATGAACACATTTTTGTTTTCTACAAACACCGGTTAGACAAAACGCTTTATCCATGCCCAGTATGCGGCTGTTTGAAAGTCAATGGAAATGCTTACTCTGGGATAGGTATCAAATCTTGGGAATGCAAAAATTTAGACTGTTTTGAGCGATCGGCAGCCAATCGCGGTAAACGCTTCTCAGCCCGTACACAGTTAATGACTGGGTTGCAACAAGAAGTTAATTTTGTTGAGGAGGATTTGCTGCGTCAATGGCGTCGCGATGTAGTCAAATTTGCACCGGTGATAAAGATAAACAGCAACGGACAGAATATTCTTGGACATACAGCACCCTTCCCAAAGGAAATTCCCGAATACGCGGTGCGAGTGTTCACAGGCGTGAATGAATCCGTTCTTGATCCTTTCGCAGGTGCATTCACGACGACAATAGAGTCATTTCGTCAAGGACGGAACAGTATTGGCATAGAATTGAATCGGACGATGTTTAGAGATGCCGTGTTAACACGATTCTCCAATACGCTTGGTACGAGACCGAAAGAGGTGAAGCGTGAATGGATCTGA
- a CDS encoding sugar phosphate isomerase/epimerase, with protein sequence MLTICYDPYSGTLGRFARAEIFDLVAEAGYEGINIPVHSGFLGELSTAEIDDAVNLAEKYELVAPTIGFGNHILTTPARKDEALQHFEIVLEVARRFRADVIGVWVNPSEGVSRQESLDALADNLSQMIPSCNENGMKIALEFEKGCPLDNYREGIAFIEDTGLSVYLTCDTYHLFNDGAEPHTAAHAMKACLGDVHVSGSNRGEPGGGVFDFETFAQGLKEIGFSGPLVVQYKMEDVASIARSCEFTKKFRAMIQT encoded by the coding sequence ATGTTAACTATCTGTTACGATCCATACTCTGGTACATTAGGTAGGTTTGCGCGTGCCGAGATATTTGACCTCGTCGCCGAGGCGGGCTACGAAGGTATCAACATCCCTGTCCATTCCGGTTTTCTCGGTGAACTTTCAACTGCAGAGATAGACGACGCGGTAAACCTCGCCGAAAAATACGAACTTGTCGCACCAACAATCGGCTTCGGCAATCACATTTTGACAACCCCTGCCCGAAAAGATGAGGCGTTGCAACATTTTGAGATTGTCCTTGAGGTCGCTCGCCGATTCCGCGCTGATGTCATCGGGGTATGGGTGAATCCATCAGAGGGTGTGTCGCGACAAGAATCTCTGGACGCACTCGCCGACAATCTGTCGCAGATGATTCCGTCTTGCAATGAAAATGGAATGAAGATCGCACTTGAATTTGAGAAGGGATGTCCGCTTGATAACTATCGTGAAGGGATCGCATTTATTGAGGACACAGGGTTGTCAGTCTATTTGACGTGCGATACATATCACCTTTTCAACGATGGTGCTGAACCGCACACAGCGGCACACGCAATGAAGGCATGTCTCGGTGATGTACATGTATCGGGAAGCAATCGCGGCGAACCCGGTGGCGGCGTTTTCGATTTTGAGACGTTTGCACAAGGCTTGAAGGAGATTGGTTTTTCAGGTCCGCTCGTTGTCCAATATAAGATGGAGGACGTAGCAAGCATCGCGCGCAGCTGCGAGTTTACCAAAAAGTTTCGAGCGATGATACAAACATAG
- a CDS encoding leucine-rich repeat domain-containing protein translates to MKTPHLLIVCMLTFWVLFSSISLSIQTQEPNIREPVPPPAAVREAFDLDSFYQQWIDVNGFPVLASANVSPYAVKEAAYLIRQVLGHRLDILQTFSQNKERFSIIGYNETTTQIPEYSSLQPDFYQDIRNRGLGSADRNLTTSCSEENLLHYPEDPYFGFSVLFHELAHAVHERGLSRIDPEFDNRLRITYKAAMTKGLWKDTYAAVNHKEYWAEASEAWFNPKTTASFDRFGDTREDLKAYDPELTALIVEVYGDSEWRYTPPETRLNEPHLQGFDPQNSPTFQWPPDILALYEAFTSDPESTGDGRWVNLQAYPPSELPRLQASRRDGNTILIAIRNFGVDDVHVYWVAPDGTEYFHNSLRGDMVFYDTHVGALWLLKDGNGKTLSVYRAETKMGRILIFPEAENNNSPQVKMPDANLAAAVRQELGLPASTPITEQAMQRLTTLGASAREITNLTGLEYATQLVRLDLWENKIQDVNPLSNLTQLQQLHLQANRIMDIKAFAGLTELRHLHLWGNQIRDISVLANLTKLESLLLAGNPIQDNSPLHSLLKRNPDMELDIEVVLPELADIKADINEDGRINAVDLLLVVTALVADTPTNPRTDVNGDGAVNVADLLIVIESLDDPESAAAPTSIETAIPLDGVKLEAQLNILHAENDGAFKYRWSIALLQNLLSISRPGKTRLLPNYPNPFNPETWIPYQLVKATEVQILIYDASGTVVRRLALGHQPAGYYASQSRAAYWDGKNEVGETVASGVYFYTLEADDLTATRKMLIRK, encoded by the coding sequence ATGAAAACACCCCATTTATTAATTGTTTGTATGCTCACGTTCTGGGTACTATTTTCCTCAATTTCGCTATCCATACAAACACAAGAGCCTAACATCCGTGAGCCTGTACCGCCGCCGGCTGCCGTTCGAGAAGCCTTTGACCTCGACTCCTTTTACCAGCAGTGGATTGACGTGAATGGCTTTCCCGTGTTAGCATCCGCGAACGTGAGTCCTTATGCCGTAAAGGAAGCCGCATATCTTATCAGACAGGTGCTCGGGCATCGTTTGGATATACTACAAACCTTCTCGCAAAACAAGGAACGCTTTTCTATAATTGGATACAACGAAACAACTACCCAGATTCCCGAATACAGTTCCCTTCAGCCCGATTTTTATCAGGACATCCGGAATCGCGGTTTAGGATCTGCAGACCGGAATTTGACCACCAGCTGTAGTGAGGAAAATCTGCTGCACTATCCGGAGGATCCCTACTTCGGTTTCAGTGTATTGTTTCACGAGTTAGCCCATGCGGTTCACGAAAGAGGATTGAGTCGGATTGATCCCGAATTTGATAACCGTCTCAGGATCACCTACAAAGCGGCAATGACGAAAGGATTATGGAAAGATACCTATGCCGCTGTAAACCACAAAGAATACTGGGCAGAGGCTTCGGAAGCTTGGTTTAATCCTAAGACTACAGCCAGTTTCGATCGCTTCGGCGATACGCGGGAAGACTTGAAAGCGTACGACCCGGAACTCACTGCGCTGATCGTCGAAGTCTATGGCGACAGCGAATGGCGATATACGCCGCCTGAAACTCGTCTCAATGAACCGCATCTTCAAGGATTTGATCCGCAGAATTCGCCAACATTTCAATGGCCTCCAGATATATTGGCGTTGTATGAGGCATTCACAAGCGATCCAGAGAGCACCGGTGATGGGCGGTGGGTCAACTTGCAAGCGTATCCGCCGAGTGAACTGCCACGCCTGCAAGCCTCAAGACGTGATGGCAATACTATACTAATTGCTATCAGGAATTTCGGGGTTGACGATGTACACGTGTATTGGGTCGCCCCTGATGGTACGGAGTATTTCCATAATAGCCTACGGGGTGACATGGTATTCTATGATACACATGTCGGGGCACTTTGGCTGCTCAAAGATGGCAACGGTAAGACCCTTTCGGTGTATCGTGCTGAGACAAAGATGGGACGCATCTTGATTTTCCCAGAAGCAGAAAATAATAACAGTCCTCAGGTGAAAATGCCGGACGCGAATTTAGCTGCAGCTGTGCGCCAGGAACTAGGGCTGCCCGCAAGCACCCCTATCACAGAACAGGCGATGCAAAGGTTAACGACCTTGGGTGCCTCCGCCCGTGAAATAACGAACCTCACTGGATTGGAATACGCTACGCAATTAGTACGTCTAGACCTCTGGGAGAATAAAATTCAAGATGTGAATCCGCTTTCAAATCTGACACAATTACAGCAACTACATCTCCAGGCTAATCGGATTATGGACATTAAGGCGTTTGCAGGTCTAACAGAGTTAAGGCATCTACATCTCTGGGGCAATCAGATTCGTGACATCAGTGTGCTCGCAAACTTAACGAAATTAGAATCATTACTCCTTGCTGGCAATCCGATTCAAGATAATTCCCCGCTTCACAGTCTACTTAAGCGGAATCCAGATATGGAATTGGATATTGAGGTTGTTCTACCAGAACTGGCTGATATCAAGGCTGATATCAATGAGGATGGCAGGATCAATGCCGTCGATTTACTGTTGGTAGTGACTGCACTCGTAGCAGATACACCAACTAACCCACGCACAGATGTCAATGGAGATGGTGCCGTTAATGTAGCAGACTTATTGATTGTAATTGAAAGCCTGGATGACCCAGAGAGTGCTGCCGCACCTACGAGCATAGAGACAGCAATACCGTTAGATGGGGTGAAACTGGAGGCACAACTGAACATTTTGCATGCTGAAAACGATGGGGCATTCAAATATCGGTGGTCAATCGCCTTGCTCCAAAATCTATTATCAATATCACGTCCCGGCAAGACAAGGTTGCTTCCTAACTATCCGAATCCGTTCAATCCTGAGACATGGATACCGTATCAGTTGGTAAAAGCAACAGAGGTACAGATTCTGATTTATGATGCGAGCGGTACTGTGGTACGGCGTTTAGCGTTAGGACACCAACCGGCAGGTTATTACGCCAGCCAGAGCCGCGCAGCGTATTGGGATGGGAAAAACGAAGTAGGCGAAACTGTTGCAAGCGGTGTCTATTTTTACACGCTTGAAGCCGATGATTTGACTGCGACGCGCAAGATGCTAATCAGGAAGTAA
- a CDS encoding AAA family ATPase produces the protein MSKNVIVVAGPNGSGKTTFVSEYLRESEISEYISADAIAERLVSRPEDMDSVKIQAGRLFIREIHGLIQSGTDFIVEVTLAGKGFARTISQLKRAGYTVTIVFIFLKSPETSVARVRNRVEAGGHHVPTEDVVRRFYRSKHNFWYIYKDLVDGWHLFYNSAEHPQEVASGEGNQFTVIKNDFFELFMRDIRNGGT, from the coding sequence TTGTCAAAAAATGTAATAGTCGTAGCGGGTCCAAACGGATCAGGCAAAACGACGTTTGTTTCCGAATATCTTCGAGAGTCAGAGATTTCTGAATACATCAGTGCCGATGCAATCGCGGAAAGACTGGTATCCCGACCGGAGGACATGGACAGCGTCAAAATTCAGGCAGGTCGGCTCTTTATACGAGAAATCCATGGGCTTATCCAATCAGGGACAGATTTTATTGTAGAGGTGACGCTTGCAGGAAAAGGATTTGCAAGAACTATCTCTCAATTGAAACGTGCTGGCTATACAGTCACAATCGTCTTTATTTTTCTTAAATCCCCTGAGACGAGCGTTGCTCGTGTGCGAAATCGGGTAGAAGCAGGCGGACACCATGTGCCAACAGAAGATGTTGTGCGTCGGTTTTATCGGAGCAAGCACAACTTTTGGTATATCTACAAGGACCTGGTGGATGGGTGGCATCTGTTCTATAATTCTGCTGAACATCCTCAGGAAGTCGCGTCTGGTGAAGGAAACCAGTTTACGGTGATAAAAAATGATTTCTTTGAACTATTTATGCGAGACATTCGCAATGGAGGGACATAA